A stretch of Plesiomonas shigelloides DNA encodes these proteins:
- the astE gene encoding succinylglutamate desuccinylase — MRQAALLNGDFLALTLAHEWHLPAGEFELENGTLVSVWDTGVIVFTPAYPGMRDIILSCGIHGNETAPVELLAQMVQGLLLEEWAVQQRVMFIFGNPAALNANVREIRDNLNRLFSGAHLGGRSRERDRAAKLEAYVDRFFREGGYRESGDATNGSEMVARERCHYDLHTALRASRHERFAIYPFRHGEPYSQAQLGFLAASDIRTVLLMHCPTTTFSYFTAREFDAHAFTIELGRACPFGQNDLTPLRPLQQALMALLSDRQYVWPRWQSLEQVNAASTECHLYQVRREIRRQSDDFRFLFLDDLPNFSAFRCGDVIAQDGQTIYCIEQEGETVVFPNLNVAIGQRACLTVVPVSSRDLMF; from the coding sequence ATGCGACAGGCGGCTTTGCTGAATGGCGACTTTTTAGCTCTGACTCTGGCTCATGAGTGGCACCTGCCTGCCGGTGAATTTGAGCTGGAAAATGGCACACTGGTTTCCGTATGGGATACCGGTGTGATTGTCTTTACTCCGGCGTATCCCGGTATGCGCGATATTATTTTGTCCTGCGGCATTCACGGTAATGAAACCGCGCCTGTGGAGTTACTGGCGCAGATGGTGCAGGGGCTGTTACTGGAGGAGTGGGCGGTACAGCAGCGGGTGATGTTTATCTTTGGTAACCCCGCGGCGCTGAATGCCAATGTACGCGAAATTCGTGACAACCTTAACCGGTTGTTTAGCGGCGCACATTTGGGCGGGCGTTCGCGCGAACGTGATCGAGCGGCCAAGTTGGAAGCCTATGTTGATCGCTTCTTTCGTGAAGGGGGCTATCGTGAGAGTGGTGATGCCACTAATGGGTCAGAGATGGTAGCTCGCGAACGTTGTCATTATGATTTACATACCGCGCTACGCGCGTCGCGCCATGAACGCTTTGCTATCTATCCATTTCGTCATGGCGAACCGTATAGCCAAGCACAACTGGGTTTCCTTGCGGCGAGTGATATTCGCACTGTGCTGTTGATGCATTGCCCGACCACGACATTTAGTTATTTCACTGCGCGTGAGTTTGATGCGCATGCGTTTACCATCGAGCTTGGCCGTGCCTGTCCATTTGGGCAGAATGATTTAACGCCGCTGCGCCCATTACAACAAGCATTGATGGCGTTACTGTCGGATCGTCAATACGTATGGCCGCGTTGGCAATCGCTTGAGCAGGTGAACGCGGCGAGTACGGAATGCCATCTGTATCAGGTGCGACGTGAAATCCGTCGGCAGAGTGATGATTTTCGCTTTCTTTTCTTAGATGACTTACCGAATTTTTCGGCGTTTCGTTGTGGCGATGTGATTGCGCAGGATGGGCAAACCATCTACTGCATTGAGCAGGAAGGGGAAACCGTGGTGTTCCCAAACCTGAATGTGGCTATTGGCCAGCGCGCTTGTCTGACGGTCGTTCCTGTTTCTTCTCGTGATTTGATGTTCTGA
- the ihfA gene encoding integration host factor subunit alpha yields MALTKAEMAENLFESLGLSKRDAKDLVEAFFEEIRKALENGEQIKLSGFGNFELRDKNQRPGRNPKTGEDIPITARRVVTFKPGQKLKARVENATIKE; encoded by the coding sequence ATGGCGCTCACCAAAGCCGAAATGGCAGAAAATCTGTTTGAAAGCCTCGGGCTCAGTAAACGGGATGCCAAGGATCTGGTTGAAGCTTTTTTCGAGGAAATCAGAAAGGCTTTGGAGAATGGCGAACAGATTAAGCTATCTGGTTTCGGAAACTTCGAGCTTCGTGATAAAAACCAGCGACCTGGGCGCAATCCCAAGACTGGAGAGGATATTCCGATTACTGCCCGTCGGGTAGTGACATTCAAGCCTGGGCAAAAGCTTAAAGCCCGTGTGGAAAATGCCACAATAAAGGAATAA